From Prochlorococcus marinus XMU1419, a single genomic window includes:
- a CDS encoding glycosyltransferase family 4 protein, translated as MVHIAWLGKKSPFCGNVTYGNSTTKELKARGHKISFIHFDNPSSSNSSKPLFLANDPDVSLPYLIKSQVYTIPSPRAEKELRLSLEKLKPDIVHASLTLSPLDFRLPELCNKINIPLIGTFHPPFDAKNRNLTASTQQLTYQLYAPSLAKFDKIIIFSELQKNVLEKLGVPKEKQIIIPNGVDENIWKPFYKKNKKYDQVKNKLGNERIFLYMGRIANEKNIEPLLRSWRQTKTQNCKLVIVGDGPMKPTLENSFSNLGNEKLIWWGAELDLETRIAIMQIAEVFFLPSLVEGLSLSLLEAMSAGTACVATDAGADGEVLDNGAGIVISTDNVASQLKTIIPILVEHPSFTKDLGEKARKRILERYTITKNINSLEKVYMNLKDN; from the coding sequence GTGGTTCATATTGCCTGGTTGGGTAAAAAATCCCCTTTTTGCGGAAATGTGACTTACGGTAATTCAACAACTAAGGAATTGAAGGCCAGAGGGCATAAAATTAGTTTTATCCATTTCGACAATCCATCTAGTTCAAATTCATCAAAACCATTATTTCTTGCAAATGATCCTGATGTAAGTCTCCCATATTTAATTAAATCTCAAGTCTATACAATTCCCTCGCCAAGGGCTGAAAAAGAGCTTAGGCTATCATTGGAAAAATTAAAACCTGACATAGTACATGCAAGCCTAACTTTATCTCCTTTAGACTTTAGACTTCCAGAGCTTTGTAATAAAATTAATATTCCTCTTATAGGAACATTTCATCCACCATTTGATGCAAAAAATAGAAATCTAACCGCGAGCACTCAACAATTAACGTATCAACTTTATGCTCCCTCTTTAGCAAAGTTCGATAAAATAATTATTTTTTCTGAACTACAAAAAAATGTTCTTGAAAAATTAGGAGTACCTAAAGAAAAACAAATAATTATTCCAAACGGGGTTGATGAAAATATTTGGAAACCTTTTTACAAAAAAAATAAAAAATATGATCAGGTTAAAAACAAACTTGGAAATGAAAGAATCTTTTTATATATGGGAAGGATTGCAAATGAGAAAAATATCGAGCCACTTTTACGTTCTTGGCGCCAAACAAAAACTCAAAATTGCAAATTAGTTATTGTTGGGGATGGACCAATGAAGCCAACACTTGAAAATAGTTTTTCTAATCTTGGCAATGAGAAATTAATTTGGTGGGGTGCCGAATTAGATTTAGAAACTAGGATAGCAATAATGCAAATAGCAGAAGTATTTTTCTTACCAAGCTTAGTAGAAGGTTTATCATTATCACTTTTAGAGGCAATGTCGGCTGGTACTGCTTGTGTAGCTACAGATGCGGGAGCTGATGGTGAAGTTTTAGATAACGGAGCAGGAATAGTAATTTCAACTGATAATGTGGCTTCACAATTAAAAACTATAATCCCAATTCTTGTAGAACACCCTTCATTTACAAAAGATCTTGGAGAAAAAGCTAGAAAGCGCATACTTGAGAGATACACAATTACTAAAAATATAAATTCACTTGAAAAAGTTTACATGAACTTAAAAGATAATTGA
- the recO gene encoding DNA repair protein RecO, whose product MSGSGECRLEGLCIKASPLGENDRLITILTDEQGIVRLAVPGARRPKSSLAAATPLTYLSLQIFGKRNLKSVRQIKILKSYSGLGKNIECLAAAQAITELTFLLVGNNDKQQNYLSCVLAHLDRIYLYEESKEEDIKMLSMSIQSLIHLLAIGGINLPIHHCCKTGEPIIPPLGNWEWSCYYLPSEGFSSIEDPQSNLKINASEVALLQRLLFPELPIKSNGELLGPKKVWLKILFIIETWICAQLEKDLSSLKMLKEIYS is encoded by the coding sequence ATGTCTGGTTCTGGAGAGTGCAGACTAGAAGGTCTCTGTATTAAAGCTTCTCCATTAGGCGAGAATGATAGATTAATAACTATACTTACTGATGAGCAAGGGATTGTGAGATTAGCGGTCCCTGGTGCTAGGCGTCCTAAAAGTAGTCTTGCTGCAGCTACTCCATTAACATATTTAAGTCTGCAGATTTTTGGGAAAAGAAATCTTAAATCTGTACGTCAAATTAAAATATTAAAAAGCTATTCTGGCCTAGGGAAAAATATCGAATGTCTTGCAGCCGCACAAGCCATAACTGAATTAACTTTTTTATTAGTAGGTAATAATGACAAGCAACAAAACTATTTATCTTGTGTTCTTGCTCATCTAGATAGGATTTATTTGTATGAAGAATCTAAAGAAGAAGATATTAAAATGCTCTCAATGAGTATTCAATCTTTAATCCATCTATTAGCCATTGGAGGTATAAATTTACCAATTCATCATTGCTGTAAAACTGGAGAACCTATTATTCCGCCTTTAGGAAATTGGGAATGGAGTTGTTATTATTTGCCAAGTGAAGGGTTTTCGTCCATTGAAGATCCTCAAAGTAATCTAAAAATAAATGCATCTGAAGTTGCTCTATTACAAAGACTTCTTTTTCCCGAATTGCCAATAAAATCTAATGGAGAGTTATTGGGACCTAAAAAAGTCTGGCTTAAAATATTATTTATTATTGAGACTTGGATCTGTGCTCAATTAGAGAAAGATCTATCATCACTAAAAATGTTGAAAGAAATATATAGTTAA
- a CDS encoding 2-deoxyribose-5-phosphate aldolase, with protein MPNIEYELNEKIHAIIINPYLSWEDFCVNCDLIRKYNIKNISTSLNYLTDLKNCLGNYSADINALISYPLADLPVSFIEELVCFAKDKGAKGIEYIPNFINLSKRNLETFAAEIEQVKLSGLPVSIIINKSKLQEEVFINAIEICLELGIKNFQFGDGFGSTLTSNDVREILKITGSQNQIKVVGGIKKLSHVIDLFDNGISCVGTSNFCEIFQEAKVI; from the coding sequence ATGCCCAATATTGAATATGAATTAAACGAGAAAATTCATGCGATTATTATTAACCCTTATTTATCATGGGAAGATTTCTGTGTGAATTGCGATTTAATAAGAAAATACAATATCAAAAATATTTCTACTTCACTAAATTATTTAACTGATCTTAAAAACTGTTTGGGTAATTACAGTGCGGATATAAACGCACTTATTTCTTACCCTTTAGCAGATTTACCAGTTTCATTTATTGAAGAATTAGTTTGTTTTGCAAAAGATAAGGGTGCAAAAGGAATTGAATATATCCCAAACTTTATCAATTTATCCAAAAGAAATTTAGAAACTTTCGCTGCTGAAATTGAGCAAGTTAAATTATCTGGATTACCAGTTTCAATAATCATAAATAAATCAAAACTACAAGAAGAAGTTTTTATCAATGCGATTGAAATATGTTTGGAATTAGGAATAAAAAATTTTCAATTCGGAGACGGTTTTGGATCTACTCTTACTTCTAATGATGTCCGCGAAATACTAAAAATCACAGGCTCTCAAAATCAAATCAAAGTTGTAGGTGGCATAAAAAAACTGTCGCACGTAATTGATTTGTTTGATAATGGAATTAGTTGCGTGGGGACTTCTAATTTTTGTGAGATTTTTCAAGAAGCAAAGGTTATTTAA
- the hpf gene encoding ribosome hibernation-promoting factor, HPF/YfiA family, translating into MKILIHGKNLELTGALKEYTEAKIEKAIHHYKDIVKEADIHLSIEKNPRVSFQTAEVTIFANGTVIRAEEKTENLYSSIDLVSNKLCRKLRKYKERTNKTIHNKQFKNKDSLPIERMESNFLDKALFKEGTEASLPEPSIKNKYFEMTPISSDEARKQLDLIDHDFYVFRNKKNNELQVIYKRNHGGYGLIQSK; encoded by the coding sequence ATTTTAATCCATGGAAAGAATCTTGAGCTCACTGGAGCATTAAAAGAATATACTGAAGCAAAGATAGAAAAAGCAATACATCACTATAAGGATATCGTTAAAGAAGCTGACATACATCTTTCAATTGAAAAGAATCCAAGAGTCTCGTTCCAAACTGCAGAAGTTACTATTTTTGCAAATGGTACCGTAATTAGAGCTGAAGAAAAAACTGAAAATCTATACTCAAGCATTGATTTAGTTTCAAATAAACTTTGTAGAAAATTACGCAAATACAAAGAAAGAACCAATAAAACAATTCATAATAAACAATTTAAAAATAAAGATTCTTTACCAATTGAAAGAATGGAATCAAATTTTTTAGATAAAGCTTTATTTAAAGAAGGAACTGAAGCAAGTCTGCCTGAGCCATCTATAAAAAATAAATACTTTGAAATGACTCCAATTTCATCAGACGAAGCAAGAAAACAATTAGATCTAATTGATCATGATTTTTATGTTTTTCGAAACAAGAAAAATAATGAACTTCAAGTTATATATAAAAGGAATCATGGAGGTTATGGATTGATTCAATCTAAATAA